In Gopherus evgoodei ecotype Sinaloan lineage unplaced genomic scaffold, rGopEvg1_v1.p scaffold_48_arrow_ctg1, whole genome shotgun sequence, the following are encoded in one genomic region:
- the LOC115642997 gene encoding olfactomedin-like, whose product MDASGHCVCTVILPDDTFPLQRIELLESSAHNLTLRVQREMEKLQEYGQRLAWYEAKLQNASRRLQLLEVGDLTPTELDFQELRKEIGEMESFVGHLRSSLNGSDTTVEVVHRELQNMSVTVSALESYDKNHVVAVRRELTRLRQRLAECQKDKPLLGRQPPTGTCDHQGIWRIGKPTVVQLNWRGASYKAGAWGKESALRAWRRERYWVAPLNLDGRRLDSVRLYGSYQDLLLARNPTDQLITGFGQGAGPALYNGSFYYNCYNARDLCRLDLESGAVDRKAVPNATFNNRFSYAGTSWQGLDLAADESGLWVLYATEHSEGDIVIGRLGPGSLALEKTWQTSQYKPAATNAFMVCGVLYATRAVSTSHEEIFYAYDTRTGRESHLSLPLDKVTDVVRSLSYNPTDHKLYMFSDGYLLRYDVLFRP is encoded by the exons ATGGACGCCAGCGGTCACTGTGTCTGCACCGTCATCCTGCCCGACGACACCTTCCCCTTGCAGCGGATCGAGCTGCTGGAGTCGTCCGCCCACAACCTGACCCTCCGTGTGCAGCGGGAGATGGAGAAg CTCCAGGAATACGGGCAGCGCCTAGCGTGGTACGAGGCCAAGCTGCAGAACGCCAGCCGccggctgcagctgctggaggtGGGCGACCTGACCCCCACCGAGCtggacttccaggagctgcgGAAGGAGATCGGCGAGATGGAGTCCTTCGTGGGCCACCTCCGCTCCTCCCTCAACGGAAGCGACACCACGGTGGAGGTGGTGCACCGGGAG CTCCAGAACATGTCGGTCACCGTAAGCGCCCTGGAGTCCTACGACAAGAACCACGTGGTGGCCGTGAGGCGGGAGCTGACCAGGCTTAGGCAGCGCTTGGCGGAGTGTCAGAAGGACAAGCCCCTGCTGGGACGGCAGCCGCCGACCG GCACGTGCGACCACCAGGGGATCTGGCGCATCGGCAAGCCCACGGTGGTGCAGCTGAACTGGCGGGGTGCGAGCTACAaggccggggcctggggcaaggaGTCGGCCCTGCGCGCCTGGCGGAGGGAGCGCTACTGGGTGGCCCCCCTGAACCTGGACGGCCGGCGGCTGGACTCGGTGCGTCTCTATGGCTCCTAccaggacctgctgctggcccggAACCCCACGGACCAGCTGATCACCGGCTTCGGGCAGGGGGCCGGGCCAGCGCTCTACAACGGCTCCTTCTACTACAACTGCTACAACGCGCGGGACCTCTGCCGCCTGGACCTGGAGAGCGGGGCCGTCGACCGCAAGGCGGTGCCCAACGCCACCTTCAACAACCGCTTCTCCTACGCGGGCACCAGCTGGCAGGGCCTCGACCTGGCTGCCGATGAGAGCGGGCTGTGGGTGCTCTACGCCACCGAGCACAGCGAGGGCGACATCGTCATCGGCCGCCTTGGCCCCGGCTCGCTGGCCCTGGAGAAGACCTGGCAGACCTCCCAGTACAAGCCGGCGGCCACCAACGCCTTCATGGTGTGTGGGGTGCTGTACGCCACCCGGGCAGTCAGCACCAGCCACGAGGAGATCTTCTACGCCTACGACACCCGCACCGGCCGGGAGAGCCACCTCAGCCTGCCGCTGGACAAGGTGACGGACGTCGTGCGGTCGCTGAGCTACAACCCCACCGACCACAAGCTCTACATGTTCAGCGATGGCTACCTGCTTCGCTATGACGTCCTCTTCCGGCCCTAG